The sequence below is a genomic window from Croceicoccus marinus.
GTGGATCCACCTGGAGCCGAAGCTGATCCGCGTTCAGACCCGCCCGCGGCGCGCGCACCAGGGCTGGCGCTATCTGAAGGACGAGGACGCCCCCGCCGATCTGGCTGAGGGAGAAGAGGCAGGCGACGTGCTGCCCGGCAGGCTGCTGGGACAGTTGACCAAGCTGGGGCTGGTCTAGGCGCGGCGATCGGGTGCGGTCGGAAATATGTGGCGGTTGTCGGGGGGCGGTCGGAATTGGCCGGACTACAGGAATGGGGTGGGAAGGCGATACTCGTCACTAGGAATTGAAGAACCCAGATGCTGCAGCAGCGATACCCCACGAAACAACAAAAAATGTGGCGATCAAGTTTGGGCTGCACTTGGATTTCTTCAGCGCGAAAAACAGCCCGGCTGGGAAAAGCAAAGGCGTCAGTTGAAGGCTCAAACATGAAGCGTTCGACTCATTGAGCCAAATTTCGAACCCCGACACTACAACTAGCGCTACCCAGAAGGTTGCAACGAGTGAGGCTACTACAAAAAGCAACCAGAGCGATAATCGCATCGCATGTGTCAGGTGCATTTTCATGCGGGTAGAATGCACTCGTCCTCGAACGTCCGCAATCGGTCGTATCCGGAATGACGGCTTTTGCGCAGGATCGCGGCAAAGCCGCGGGCGCCAGTCAACGGCATGGCGCGAGCCGACAAGTCGGCAATCGATCGGCCTCGCGCATTTGAGTGCCTACCGTCGCGCCGTGCCCGATCCGACCGCGCGATCTTGTCGACAATGTCGGGGGAAAGGTGGGGGTTTCTGTTGCTACGTACCCCCGGACGCCCGGAATCCCTTCTGTTGCCCGGTGGGTCCAACCGCGCTTTAGCTTTGTAACGTCAGGGCGTTAGCCCCTAGAATTACGCAGCGAGAGCGAGTGCTTCGTTATCGTTGGCACTTGTGGGTTTTTGAGCCTTTAACGGGTTACTCAGCCCGGGCGAAAACAGTGCCTTTCAACACACGTCGATCCTGGTTCGGCCCCCTATACCAAGCCCTCGATAACAGGGGGTTTGGTGGAGCCGCCGGGTACTGCCCCCGGGTCCGCTGTGCCTATTGCACACCGCAATTTATCGCCATAGCCGGTCGAAACCGGCAGGACCCATATAGCGATCTGTAAATTAATGTGAAGTGAGCGCGCGAAATTTGCCGCGCGTTCCTTCCCGGCGGACAGGCGGCGTCAGATTTTAGCCGACGCCTTCAGCTGGTCGCGGATTTCCTTGAGCACGTCGAGCTGCGGATCGGTGGGCACAGACGGTTCTTCCTTGGTGTTCTCGGCCTTGACCATCTTTTCCTCGATTTCCTCCATCACCCGGTTGGCGCTGCGCACCAGCAGGAACAGGGCGAAGGCGATCAGCAGGAAGTTCACGACCTGGGTGATGAGGTCGCCGTAGCCGATGACCGGCACGCCCGCCTCTTTCAAGGCGGCGAAGTCGGCGGTGTCGCCGGTGTAGTCCGCCGGGATGCCGCCAAGCACGAGGAAATGGTTCGACCAGTCGATCGTGCCGAAGATCCAGCCCAGCAGCGGCATGATGACATTCTCGGTCAGCGAGGTGGTGATCTTGCCGAAGGCCGCGCCGATGACGACGCCCACCGCCAGGTCGAGCACGTTGCCGCGGGCGATGAACTTCTTGAATTCCATGAGCATGAAGCAGCATTTCCCCTTTTTATCGGCCAGCGCCTTTCGTCAGCCGGCCCCGTTCGTCAGCAGCCCCCGTCAGTCGGCGGCCCCCGTTAGTCGGCGGCCCCGTTAGTCGTTCAGGCGCGCAGATGTAACGGGCAATCGCGATGCGGCAATGCGATTTTGCCGGTTCGTCCGCTCTTGTTGAGCGGGCCGGGCACCCTATAGTAGCGACGAGACGCTATATTATCGGCAAGACAGGGACCGCACGTCCGCGCGGGCCCCGCCGAACAGAGGAGAGCCGACCGCCATGGCCAATTCCAGACTCATCCGCCTGCTTGTCGCGGGGCTGCTTCTTGGCATGCTCGCCGCCTGCGGCATCAATTCCGTGCCCACTGCCGAGGAAGAGGCCAAGGCCCGCTGGGCCGACGTGCAGAACGCCTATGACCGGCGCGCGCAATTGCTGCCCAATCTTGCATCGGTCGCCAGCAGCGCGAGCGAGCAGGAGCGCGGGATCCTGACCGACGTGATCGAGGCGCGCAGCCGCGCGACCAGCATCCAGGTCAGTGCCGACGACCTGGATAACCCCGAGGTAATGCAGCAATATGCGCAGGCGCAGGGCCAGCTGTCGCAGGGGCTGGGCCGGCTGCTCGCCAATTTCGAGGCCTATCCCCAGCTTCAGTCGATCACCAATTACCAGATGCTGCAGAGCCAGGTCGAAGGCAGCGAGAACCGGATCAATATCGCGGTGCGCGATTATAACGAGGCGGTGCGCGAGTATAACACCACGATCCGCACCTTCCCGTCGATCATCGGCGCCAAGCTGGTGCATGGCGCCGAGCCGATGGTGCCGTTCGAGGCGGTGACCCCCGATGCCGAGCAGGCGCCCGACCTGGGCGAGATGCTCTGACGCAGGCGCCGTGCCGGCCGGCGACATCTTGCGGCACCCGCTGCGGCACTGGCGCTGGTTCGCGCTGGCCTTCGTGCTGACCGCGGGTTTCATCCTGCCGTGGAGCGGCGGGGCGTTCCGCTATGTCGGCGACGATGCCGACGGCGCGGAGGAGGCGGGCGGCGCCTCGGCCTATGCGCAGGAGGTGGAGCGGGTGATCGACCCGATCGGCCTGTTCGAGGCGGACGAGGCGCGGCGCCTGTCCGCCGCCGTGGACCAGGCGCGCGCGCGCAGCGGGGCGCGTTTCGTGGTGCTGACGACGCGCGGATTGCGCGGCGAGGACTTCGATCGTTTCGCAAGCCGGTTCCATGGCGGCTGGGAACGTGCGACGGGGCAGAATGACGCGGCGATCGTGTTCGTGTCGCCGGGCGATTCGCTGGTGGGCGTGTCGACCGGGCACGATCTGCCGATCCGCCCCACCGACGCGGAGCGGCAGGCGATCATCGAGCGGATGAAGCCGCTGGCCCGACAGGGCGAATTCGAAGCGGCGATGATGACCGGAATGGAAGGGATCGAGGATCTGCTGGCGAAAGCGGCGGCTCCGAACGAGACATGAGATTTTTGCCTGTCCTGATCTGGCTTGCGGCCGCCTTGCTTGCGCCCCTGGGGTCCCGCGACGCGATGGCGCAGGAGTTTCCCGAGCTGACGGGCCGCGTCGTCGATGCGGCGGGCATCATCCCCCCTGCCGAGGAAGCCGCGCTGGCGCAGAAGCTGCAGGCGTTCGAGGCGCGCACCGCTCGCCAGCTGGTGGTCGCGACCGTGCCTGACCTGCAGGGCTATGACATCGAAAGCTATGGCTATCAGCTGGGCCGCACATGGGGCATCGGCAGCGAGGAGAGCGACGACGGCGCGCTGCTGATCGTCGCGCCCAACGAACGCAAGGTGCGGATCGAGGTGGGCTATGGGCTCGAGCCGATCCTGACCGACGGGCTGTCGTTCCTGGTCATCAACCGCGAGATCCTGCCGCGCTTCAAGCAGGGCGACATGCCGGGCGGGATCGCGGCGGGCACCGACGCGATCATACAGCAGCTGGAACTGCCGCCCGAACAGGCCGCGCAGGTCGCCGCCGCCGCCAACGAGGAAGCGGCGCAGGCGCGCGAGGGCGACGGGATCGGCATCTTCGAGGTGATCTTCCTGCTCGTCTTCCTGTTCTTCTTCATCATTCCGCTGCTGCGGGGCCTGCGCGGCGGGCATCGCTATCGCGGCGGCGCGCCGGTGATCATCTGGGGCGGCGGCGGCTTTGGCGGCGGGTCCGGCGGCGGCATGGGCGGAGGCTTCGGCGGCGGTTTTTCGGGCGGCGGCGGCGGCTTCGGCGGCGGCGGCGCGAGCGGGGGCTGGTAATCATGGCAGGTTTCGGCACACCCAGGACCGTCTATCTGGGCGAGGAGGATCATCGCCGCGTCACCGCAGCGGTCAGCGCGGCGGAGCAGCACACCTCGGGCGAGATCGTGACGATCCTGACCGAGAAGTCGGACGATTATCTCGATGTCGCATTGTGCTGGGCGGCGGCGGCCTCGCTGGTCGGGCTGGCGGCGCTGGCGATCAATGCCGAGTTCTATATCGGCCTGTGGGACCGGCTGACGGGCAACTGGGGCGCCGAACACACCCCTGCCGAGCTGTTCTGGATGGCGGGGCTGTTCGCCGCGTTCCAGTTTGCCGCGGCGATGATCGTGCTGGCGTGGTGGCCGTTCCGGCTGATCCTGGTGCCCGGACGCATCAAGACAAGACGCGCGCACGACCGCGCGGTATCCTTCTTCAAGGTGGGGGCCGAGCGGCGCACCCATGGCCGCACCGGTATCCTGATCTATCTGTCGATGCGCGAGCACCGGGCCGAGATCGTCGCCGATGCCGCCATCGCCCACAAGGTGCCCGACGAGGTCTGGGGCGAGGCGATGATCGACATGCTGGGCGAGCTGAAGGAAGGGCGCACCGCGGCCGCCATGGTGTCGGGCGTGGAGCATGTCGGCAAGGTTCTGGCCGAACATTTCCCGCGCGCCCATGACGATCAGAACGAGATTCCCGATCGCCTGATCGAACTCTGATACCCGACGCCAAAGGACAAGCATGACCGCAGACCGGGACGCACCCGAACGCATCGCCTGGGAAGGCAGATGGATCGTCGCGAAGCAGCGGGGGCGCTGGGAATATGTGTCGCGCGCGCGGTCGATCCGGGCGGCGGTGGTGCTGGCGGTGGAGGACGGCCACGTGCTGCTGGTCGAGCAATATCGCGTGCCGCTGGGCAAGAACTGCATCGAGCTGCCCGCCGGACTGATCGGCGACGACGACAGCGGCCCGGACGAGGATCCGCTGGCCGCCGCGGGCCGCGAGCTGGAAGAGGAAACCGGCTATCGCGCGGCCGTGCTGGAGGATGCGGGCGAATTCTGGTCCTCGCCCGGCATGGTGAGCGAGAGCTTCACGCTGGTGAAGGCGCGCGGGCTGACGAAAACGGGCGAGGGCGGCGGCGTCGAGGGCGAGGACATCATCGTCCACCGCGTGCCGCTGTCCGACATCGAGCGCTTCGTCGCCGGTGCGCGCGCCGATGGCAAGGCGGTGGACGTCAAGCTGCTGCTGCTGCTGGGCGCAGGATTGCTGCAAGACTAGCGGTTTTCGCTTTCGCCCGCCGCCCGCTGGCGGCATAGCGGGGGCATGGCGAAGCGGGGACGATACCGGACGAGTGCGATGGCCAAGCTGGCGGCGGTGCTGCTAGTGGCGGCGCTGGCATGGGCGGCGTGGGAATTCGGCCTGTTCACCGCCATTGCCGAGCTGTCGACCGTGCGCGTCCCGGCATCGGCACGCGGCTGATCCGGGCGCGAACGTCCCGCCTTTTTTCATTGGCAGGCCGCGCGCATCGCCTAAAGTCGCGCAACGATCCCATCAGGAGAGAATCATGCGCTTGAAGCTGCTTGTTGCCGCCATGGCATTGGCCACCCCTGCCGCCGTGCTTGCCGACCATCACGCCAATCCGGCGATGGAAGCCGCGCTGGCGCAGGACAACCGCGCCGACGACCGCGCCCGCGACCAGTATCGCCACCCCGCCGAAACCCTGGCCTTCTTCCAGGTCGAGCCGGGGATGACGGTGGCCGACTTCATGCCCTCGGGCGGGTGGTATACCCGCGTGCTGGTGCCCTATCTGGGCGCGGACGGGCATTATATCGGGCTGAACCCCGATCCGGCGCTGATCACCGACCAGGGCGGCAAGGACTATACGTCGAAGATGGTGCCGCGTTTCGCCGAGCAAAGCCCCGCATGGAACCTGTCGGGCGCGAAGGTCGACAACATGACCACCGGCGATCTGACCGACGCGCATGACGGCACGGTCGACCGCGCGCTGATCTTTCGCGAGATGCACAACATGAAGCGCTGGGGCAGCGCCGGGGCGGAGCTGGACCGTATCCACGACCTGCTGAAGGACGACGGCATGCTGGGCATCGTCCAGCACCGCGCCCGCGCCGATGCGCCCGACGCCTATGTCGACGGGTCCAAGGGCTATCTGCGCCAGCAGGACGTGATCGACATGGTCGGGCAGCACGGCTTCGAACTGGTCGGGGCGAGCGAGATCAACGCCAATGCCAAGGACCCGGCCAATTGGGAAGGCGGCGTCTGGTCGCTGCCGCCCAGCTATAGCGGTGCCGAGGACGAGGCGACCCGCACGGCGCGCGCCGCCATTGGCGAGAGCGACCGCATGACGCTGCTGTTCAGGAAGCGCGGCTGATCGGGCAAGGGCGCGCCGCCGTTCGTCGCGGCGGCGCGCCGCCCCCCCCCCCAAGCAGTATTCGGCTCAGCCCATCAGGATCCGGATCAGCCCATCAGGATCCGGTCGAGCGCCAGCCGGAACGCCTGCATGTCGGCGGCGGAGCCGACCGTGATCCGGCTCATCGTCGGCAATGCGTCCCATGACCGGCCGATCTGCACGTTATGCTCCATGAACTTTGCCTGCATGTCGGCGGGGGTCCCCAGCGTGCCCCAGTCGGCCATGAACATGTTCGCGTGCGACGCGATCGTCGGGATGCCGCGCGCCTGCATGTGGGCCAGGGTCTCCTCGCGCACCGCGACCATCTCGGCACGGCGGGCGGCGATCTTGCCGGCCAGCGGCAGGCAGGCGGTGCCGCAGGCGACCGCGGTCATCGGCACCATGAAGGTCACCTGCTGACCGTCATAGCGCATCATCCGGTCATACAGCGCGGGATTGGCGAAGGTCAGCCCCAGCCGCATCCCCGCCATGCCGAACATCTTGGAAAAGGTGCGCAGCACGATCACGTCGTCGCGGCTGGCGGCAAGGCCGGCGGCGCTGGGCGTGTCGGCGAAGTGGATATAGGCCTCGTCCACCACCAGCACGGCGTCCTTCGGCTTGTTCTCCGCCAGCCAGACGATATCGGCCAGCGGGGTCAGCGTGCCGGTGGGGTTGTTGGGCGAGCAGATGTAATAGAGCCCCGCGTTCGGATCGGCGGCCAGCATCGCGCGCACGTCGTGGCGGTGGTCGGCGGTCAGCGGCACGCGCTGCAGCGGAACCCCCAGCCACTGGCTGGTGCGCCACGCCTGCTCATAGCTGGGATCGGCGGTCACCAGCCCGCGTTCGGGCGAGCAGAAGCTGACGACCACGCGGTTGAGCGGATCGCTGGAGCCGGGCCAGGAAAGGATGTGGTCCTGCGGCACGCCCTCGACCCCGGCCACCGTGGCGGCGAGGCGGGCGTGATCGTTGTCGGGTTCGTAGCGATTGCCTTCCTTCACCGCCATCGCGGCGGCGGCGGCGCCCTCGGCAAAGGGGCCGGTCCAGCATTCGTTCGACGCGATCCGCACCGCGCCCACCGCGGCAGGGCCGGATTGCTGGGCAAGGGCGGGGCGGCCGAAGCTGGCCATTGCCGTGCCGCCGCCCAGGATCATCGCGATGCGGCCGACCTGGCGGCGGTTGAAGCCGCGCCCGCCCAGTTCCTCGCGCGTGTCGGCGGGCAGCGTTGCGTGCGGCATCTGGTATTCGTCAGCGTAATCGTCGGACAGCATGGCCGGGCCCCTTGTGGTGATCGCAAACGCCTGCACCGTTCCCCCGCTTTGCAGCATGTCAGGGCATGCGGCCACGACCGCCCGAAACCCCCTGCTGCGCTATGCGAAGGGGAGTTCATCAAATAAGGGAGGAATTGTCCATCGGTTCGTGAACCCGGACGTCATATTCGGTTGCCGCTTTACTTGAAGCGGCCGCGTAAACCCTGCCCGTTCATAATGAATATCAGTCTTTCGTAAAGCTGGCGGGCAGCAGTCTTCGCCCCCGGCGTCAGGCTCGCCATGGGGGCGGGGCCGCCGATCCGGGGGAAGCGAGATGAGTCAGTTGGGCGCGATCTTCATGGCCATCGGCCTGGCCTTGCTGCTGTTCCTGCCGAATTTCCGCAGCCGCAACATGCGCATGGCGTCGCAGGTCGGCAGCGCCGCGGTATTCGGCGCGGGCACGATCGGCTTCGTCATCGGCGTGATGACGCCGCCCGTCTAGGCGGGCGGCGTCGATCGCGGGAACCGATCAGTAGGGCACGCCCCAATAGCCATAGATCTGCGCGGCATAGGCGCGGTCCCAGTCGGGGCGTTCATTGTCGCGGATCGTCGGGCTGGCCTTCAGCGTGTCCTCTTCGGCGGAAAGCACATAGCCTTCGAGCGCAGTGTCGTAGTCCAGCGCTTCCCACGGCACGGGGCGGTGTTCCGCGCCCAGGCCCAGGAAGCCGCCGAAGCTCAACACCGCATATTCGACGCGGCCATTGCGCTTGCCGACCATGAAATGGTTGATCTTGCCGATCTTCTCGCCATCGGGGCGATAGACGGCGGTGCCTTCCACGCGGTCGGACGCGATCAGGTCCTTGCCCTCGTCGCGCTCCATCATGTGTCCGGAATCCACCAGCTCGCGCACGGAGCGGCTGCGGCCAGTATCGGTACGGCCAGTGCCGGTGCGGGTGGTGCTGTTGCGTTCTGCGGTATCGGCCATGGTCATTCTCCCTTGTTGTGGGTGAAGATGATGGCGCCTTGGGTCGAGAGATTGCTCGGCCGGCTCGCGCGGCGTCATCCTCTATGGAAGAAAGTCGCCCACGGCGCGTCCGGTTCCGGGAAATCGCATCTATATTCGCCGGTTTTCAGGCGGCGAGCGGAGAGGATCGCCCGTCCTCCAGCACTGCGCCGAGTGCGGCGACGAACTGGTCGGTCGCCGCGTCCCAGCTGAAGCTGGCGCCATAGGCGGCGCAATCGGCCCGGCTGGCAAGCAGCGCATGGGCGATGGCGGTGTCGAGATCGTCGTCCACCGCGCCGATGGTGCGGGAAAGCTGGCTCTCTCCGCCCCGGCCGCGGGGGCCGACGATGTCGATGGGCCCCTGCACCGGATAGCCCGCGACCGGCACGCCGCAGGCCAGCGCCTCGACCATGACCAGCCCGAACGTGTCGGACCGGCTGGGAAAGACGAAGCAATCGGCGGCGGCATAGGCGCTGGCGAGATCCGGTCCGGTCAGCCTGCCGGTGAACACGGCGGCCGGGTAGCGCGCCTTCAGGCCGGCGAGGGCGGGACCGTCGCCAACCACCACGCGCGTGCCCGCATGGCGCGAGCCGAGAAAGTCGTCCAGACCCTTTTCGGGCGCGAGCCGGCCGACATAGAGCAGCACCGGGCCGGGCAGCGCGCGCAGCCGCGGATCGGGCGCGGCGGCGGCATGGAACAGGTCGGAATCGATCCCGCGCGACCACGGCGCGACCGGTCCGATGCCGCGCGCGGCCAGTTCGGCGCGCAGGCTGGGCGTGGCGGCCAGCACCGCGCGCGAGGG
It includes:
- a CDS encoding glycosyltransferase family 4 protein, encoding MPRRILLATDAWVPQVNGVVRTLQETIARLRARGHVVGLVTPDLFVNMPMPFYGEIRLAMAPGARAARLIEAFRPDLVHIVTEGPIGWAARRWCRRNAMPFTTAFHTRFPDYAAVRTGLSAERFWPIMRHFHAPSRAVLAATPSLRAELAARGIGPVAPWSRGIDSDLFHAAAAPDPRLRALPGPVLLYVGRLAPEKGLDDFLGSRHAGTRVVVGDGPALAGLKARYPAAVFTGRLTGPDLASAYAAADCFVFPSRSDTFGLVMVEALACGVPVAGYPVQGPIDIVGPRGRGGESQLSRTIGAVDDDLDTAIAHALLASRADCAAYGASFSWDAATDQFVAALGAVLEDGRSSPLAA
- a CDS encoding PRC-barrel domain-containing protein, yielding MADTAERNSTTRTGTGRTDTGRSRSVRELVDSGHMMERDEGKDLIASDRVEGTAVYRPDGEKIGKINHFMVGKRNGRVEYAVLSFGGFLGLGAEHRPVPWEALDYDTALEGYVLSAEEDTLKASPTIRDNERPDWDRAYAAQIYGYWGVPY
- a CDS encoding pyridoxal phosphate-dependent aminotransferase produces the protein MPHATLPADTREELGGRGFNRRQVGRIAMILGGGTAMASFGRPALAQQSGPAAVGAVRIASNECWTGPFAEGAAAAAMAVKEGNRYEPDNDHARLAATVAGVEGVPQDHILSWPGSSDPLNRVVVSFCSPERGLVTADPSYEQAWRTSQWLGVPLQRVPLTADHRHDVRAMLAADPNAGLYYICSPNNPTGTLTPLADIVWLAENKPKDAVLVVDEAYIHFADTPSAAGLAASRDDVIVLRTFSKMFGMAGMRLGLTFANPALYDRMMRYDGQQVTFMVPMTAVACGTACLPLAGKIAARRAEMVAVREETLAHMQARGIPTIASHANMFMADWGTLGTPADMQAKFMEHNVQIGRSWDALPTMSRITVGSAADMQAFRLALDRILMG
- a CDS encoding TPM domain-containing protein, whose amino-acid sequence is MRFLPVLIWLAAALLAPLGSRDAMAQEFPELTGRVVDAAGIIPPAEEAALAQKLQAFEARTARQLVVATVPDLQGYDIESYGYQLGRTWGIGSEESDDGALLIVAPNERKVRIEVGYGLEPILTDGLSFLVINREILPRFKQGDMPGGIAAGTDAIIQQLELPPEQAAQVAAAANEEAAQAREGDGIGIFEVIFLLVFLFFFIIPLLRGLRGGHRYRGGAPVIIWGGGGFGGGSGGGMGGGFGGGFSGGGGGFGGGGASGGW
- a CDS encoding TPM domain-containing protein, which produces MPAGDILRHPLRHWRWFALAFVLTAGFILPWSGGAFRYVGDDADGAEEAGGASAYAQEVERVIDPIGLFEADEARRLSAAVDQARARSGARFVVLTTRGLRGEDFDRFASRFHGGWERATGQNDAAIVFVSPGDSLVGVSTGHDLPIRPTDAERQAIIERMKPLARQGEFEAAMMTGMEGIEDLLAKAAAPNET
- a CDS encoding TPM domain-containing protein, whose protein sequence is MAGFGTPRTVYLGEEDHRRVTAAVSAAEQHTSGEIVTILTEKSDDYLDVALCWAAAASLVGLAALAINAEFYIGLWDRLTGNWGAEHTPAELFWMAGLFAAFQFAAAMIVLAWWPFRLILVPGRIKTRRAHDRAVSFFKVGAERRTHGRTGILIYLSMREHRAEIVADAAIAHKVPDEVWGEAMIDMLGELKEGRTAAAMVSGVEHVGKVLAEHFPRAHDDQNEIPDRLIEL
- a CDS encoding NUDIX hydrolase; its protein translation is MTADRDAPERIAWEGRWIVAKQRGRWEYVSRARSIRAAVVLAVEDGHVLLVEQYRVPLGKNCIELPAGLIGDDDSGPDEDPLAAAGRELEEETGYRAAVLEDAGEFWSSPGMVSESFTLVKARGLTKTGEGGGVEGEDIIVHRVPLSDIERFVAGARADGKAVDVKLLLLLGAGLLQD
- a CDS encoding LemA family protein, with protein sequence MANSRLIRLLVAGLLLGMLAACGINSVPTAEEEAKARWADVQNAYDRRAQLLPNLASVASSASEQERGILTDVIEARSRATSIQVSADDLDNPEVMQQYAQAQGQLSQGLGRLLANFEAYPQLQSITNYQMLQSQVEGSENRINIAVRDYNEAVREYNTTIRTFPSIIGAKLVHGAEPMVPFEAVTPDAEQAPDLGEML
- the mscL gene encoding large conductance mechanosensitive channel protein MscL — its product is MLMEFKKFIARGNVLDLAVGVVIGAAFGKITTSLTENVIMPLLGWIFGTIDWSNHFLVLGGIPADYTGDTADFAALKEAGVPVIGYGDLITQVVNFLLIAFALFLLVRSANRVMEEIEEKMVKAENTKEEPSVPTDPQLDVLKEIRDQLKASAKI
- a CDS encoding class I SAM-dependent methyltransferase, with protein sequence MRLKLLVAAMALATPAAVLADHHANPAMEAALAQDNRADDRARDQYRHPAETLAFFQVEPGMTVADFMPSGGWYTRVLVPYLGADGHYIGLNPDPALITDQGGKDYTSKMVPRFAEQSPAWNLSGAKVDNMTTGDLTDAHDGTVDRALIFREMHNMKRWGSAGAELDRIHDLLKDDGMLGIVQHRARADAPDAYVDGSKGYLRQQDVIDMVGQHGFELVGASEINANAKDPANWEGGVWSLPPSYSGAEDEATRTARAAIGESDRMTLLFRKRG